The sequence below is a genomic window from Salminus brasiliensis chromosome 6, fSalBra1.hap2, whole genome shotgun sequence.
actgggctccccctacagttggggagtgtagaattcacttttacaccactgctgcaAATACAAATCAACCAGTCATCATTTTCTTTGTTTACCTCATAGGTGGCTTCATCCCTGTATGACGGTATATTATCCACAATGTAACGCACCATCCTCTCCGCGTCATTCTGTCCGTGGCTAATGAAGTTCCGGAAAGATCCGCCATGCTGCATGAGCACCCGCCCCGCCTCAGTGAGGGCCTGGTGGCGCTCCTTTAGCATGGGCATGGGCGTGGCACTATCAGAGCGAAGGACACGCCCCAGCTCCGCCTCACTGATCTGAGAGAAGTAGGCAGGGTCTGTAATCGGCACGCCTACAGGAACAGGAGAAAGAACATCAGCAGGTTCGGAGGAAAAGGTCACTCATGTTAATAGCTCACCCCCTTTAATCAGAAATACTggtgctgtagactgaattaGAGGAATTATGTGtcattatgtttttatatttgtgttgttttatatactatattaacATATAGATTTTAGATTTACATATAATACATCTATATAATTTAGGCAAAAGGGTATTTTAAGTGGTGACAAAAAATGTAGCTGCAGATTCACCAATTATCAATTTATGTCATCAATTTATTAtaaattgtgtttatttattatatttatttttatttacatcaaTTTACATAAATGTTAATAACCTCTTTCAAATATACAAGGCATCCCAGCTGCTAATTATTAGCTATATTACTGTTGCTATAGAGCAGGGGCCTATTATCAGTTCAGTATTGAACCATGGCTATTTATTTAAGGTAGGCCTTCAGTGAGGACCAGTGATTAAAGCCCTGAGTAATTGATGACAGGGTAGCGGGTTCAATACcagggcttggcaagctgccactgttaggcccttgagcaaagccttCACCCTTCCTGCTACccgggcaccgcagcaatggctgcccaccgctccgggcacgtttgctcactagtgtgtgttcactggaagGATGGGTTAAAGTCAGAGTCTTGTGGCTCGCCTCCAGCgttttccatttctaacaacTCACTGAATCCTGGTTAAACTACCACTGGCATTCAGTCTGCGTCATGCCTAGGACTTCTAGAAAGCCTGCCTGTGATGCATTAATCAGAACTGGTCCCAAATATTAGAAATCAAAAGACTGGTCGATTCCACTGTGTAGTTTTATAGGTGGTTTATCTGATGCCTAAGACCTTCATtccagctcctgaaggcctaaccaatgGGAAAGCTTGCTTGGTTTATCTAACGCTTATCCTTTCCATCTAATAACCAATATAAGAATATTAGAATTTATAGAATTAGTCTAAGAATATATTTAGACTAAAAATTAGACCTGTATTTTATCCTTCAGAAATCATGAAGGCCCGAAGGTTCCCTCTACTACTACAGAAAACTGCAGATGCATGTACCCTCATCTAAAGCTCTGGTGACGGCCGCACACAAAGACATGTATCCACGATAGGTGCTTCCTTTGTAGATAACTTCACACTGCTGGTCTTCTCTGTCTGGCCAGAAGGAGAAGTTCATGGTGTCCGTCACGAACACCCAGTTAATGGCCGTGTCTGTGTCTGGAGGGGGAGCCAGCGGGTTCATCTTCTTCCAGCCGCTGGCCGTAAACGCCTCCTCGTCTTTCAGTCCATACAGCATCTCTGCTATGCTCTTAACCCCCTCCTCGTCCACAAACACATCCCTGCTCCGCTCCGCCACAAACTGGCCAGACTCTCGAGGAGACAGCGGCTGCTCCATTCTGCATCAAATACAACATTATATGGATCATAATTACGGTTATGTTTTAATACATAGCAGTTATGGGGCTGTTATGGTTATACTACACTGGCTCTAAAGTACAATCTATGTGGTCAATCACAATGCAGATAATCtacatacaccatatgtccatatgtttgcggacagcccttctaatgcatGCGCTTTAGCTGctttaacttgcacccattgctgacacagatgtgcaaatgcgtacatgcacacacagcttgtctagtccttgtatagaagtactgccaaaagaataggactctttggagcagataaacatgaacctattggccacATGCTGTCTAATACCAGGCGTTGCCTAGAGGAGTGTAAAACCCCCAagccttgagctgtggagcagtggaactttgatggatggtgctccatcactTCCAACACTTTTTGTGATAAGCTGGGGGAGTTGAGGATAAGGTAatatggtgatcatccaacattttacatttaaggcatttagcagacgctcttatccagagcgacttacaaaagtgctttgctatttacccaagaaaaacctcagctagtttaaatagactaaaaattcaaagatcctctaagtttagacactactaaacacaagtcagtaaggagaccactctgctattcgcccaagtactctcggaagaggagggtcttcagtctgggtttgaacacagcgagcgttggactctgccgttcggacacccaggggaagttcgctccaccacttcggtgccaggactgaaaaaagcctgggcgcttgtcttccgtggattttgagggatggcgggtcgagccaagccgtacttgaagctcgaagggctcttggtgcggatcggcttttgaccattgccatcaagtacagaggggctggtcagttcttggctttgtaggccagcgtcagggttttgaatctgatgcgggaagcagctacaggaagccagtgaagaaaacgcagcagtggagcgacATGACTGAATGTcactgatctcactaatgctcagcaatgctcctccgaaatctagcagaaagacagttagtccaacaagcaggtgtcccaatacttttcgttatatagtgtatatcaacATCCTGGCCTTACTAATGCTAAAACGTCTAGGTCCAGATACCTGGAAATGAATGTTAATTAATGAAAAGACCTCTAATTTAGTTCTGACTACATGTATGCACTCAAGATATGTGCAGTTATAGTCAATAGTCAGaaatacagtataaatataaataattatgatCTTGTAAAACTAACTGTAAATGcattttactaataaaaatataatatatagataagAGAGCATGtgaattcatgtaaaatcaatGGTAGCCATAAAAGGTCCTGCCAATACGACTGGTCAGAATGGCTTTATAGATCTGCAGATCTCATATTACTATAATAAACattcataaattcataaatCCATAGTGGATACCCCACATCAGAACGTCTAGTAAAAACTGCATTACAGAAATCCCGAATTTGAGGGAGTTACAGGTTGCAGCACTGGCTAAAACAACCGGCCATAAAAACTCAGTGAAGCCTCCCCTCAAACCTGCAGCCCTAAACTTCTGCTGCTCACACTTCAGAGACTGGCGAGCCTCACACACCTGTTCACGCTCCTGATCTGCagagcagaaaatacacaccaGAACTTCCCAGACTAACTCCACAGGTGAAGAGACCACAAGGTGGTGGGTGCAGGTGGTATGACGAAGGGAGTGGTGCGAAGACCACCAGAGCAAAGTACGTTCATTCAGCACTACAGGCGCTTCTCCTCTAGTAAAGGCTTTAAACGGGAGGGATGGCGCCCCCCAGTGTAACGGAGCGCCCAGGATCTTCCGGCTTCTGCTTCAGTCGGTCTACAGCACGCTATTAGGAAACCAGCGGGTTAGGATCCTTACATCCTAGGACTAGAGCTACTGACCTGGGGTCAGTTTtagtggagagatttgagtcaTTAAATAATTACTGCACATCCTACCGcaatttagccccgcccatcaCGCTGGAGTCAGAAGTTTCAGAAGGCAGCCAACCAGAAGAGACCTCATTAACAtatattttgtttaataaaagTGCATCTtccattttttacataattttggagcatttttgtgGGTCCATTCTTAATCAAATTTGGTCAATGTAACGTATGGTCAGATTCATAAACACCAAGGGACtaggttttgcatgacagcaaaatATGAGAATTACAGACACCTCTAACTCACTAGCCCACTACTGTTAACAAAAGCCCTTTTGAAGCTAAACTAAATGGCCACTTCAGGAGATTATCAGagtaaggcaaaaaaaaaaaaaggctagaAGCTAACGCTGGCCAACCGAGTGAAGGACCGCTGCAGGCCTCTGCCTAACACCCTGGGGAGAGCCGGAGAAGTGACAGGTGCTAAGCTAGCCAGCAGCTCACCCTATTAGACCCAACTCCAATGTCTTCAGCTAGCTCACCAAACACCCTGCCAACTGGGAACTGAGGGGACTGGGAAAAgcccactgtgaaaagaaaaCCAGTGGGTTTCagtctgaggcaaaataacagggcaTCTATCATCAACATGAAGGCTGTTCATTTACCAAATGACCAACAGAGCTGAAAGAATTTCATAAAAACTggcatattttatttttgacaaATGACAAAACTCTACAAATGTATCTGGGAGAGAAAATTCAAagaatgagtaaaaaaaaaaaaaattaaaatatgcaaacaaaaaaaaaataataataataaaactagaaAGAGGAACTCAAATTACTGCTCTGCCCAACAATCTGAAGTACAACGTCaaaccctctctttctcctcaacccccccccaaaaaaaaaaagatgattgTGGGCCTCATTTTAGAGTGGTAGACCTACAAAACTTCCAGAGGTAGAGCAAATCCAAGAAACACTGGGCTCCTATAAACCCAGTGACCGAGTGGAAAAATTAAAAGGATACACAACCACCAACATCAAGATCTTTTCTCCAGGCTTCACAGCTGCAATGAAGCCTAGAGGAGACTACGGCAGAGGAGAGACCAACACACTGACAGAACAGGTACGGGTACTCTGATGAACACACCAATTTTATCCCATATAAATCACTGgatatttacatataattttCTCCGTACAGAccaaatatattttttcttcaactcagtaaaagagaaaatgtatgcatttatttaaaaaaaaaaaagaaaaaaagaaaaaaagaaaaactcatTAAAAAAATTCCAAAGTTTCTGTgtacattctggactgattcaGGATGGTTTGTTGAGGAAAAGCATAGAACACGCTCACAGACAGCAACTCGTCAAAAGAATGCAGGACCTGCAAAACAAGCATTCAGCAAAAAGCAGAACTCTACAATGTGTTTGTGAAGCAGTGAAAGTGTGGCCTTTATCAAAGcagaaaagggaaagaaaagaaGATACCAAGCAGGTATATACGCTCAAAAGGTTTAGAGGACAAGAGGTTTAGAGGATAACTGACTGCATCCTCTCCTCTGGACTGAAAGAACTCAACAAGAGGTCTTCACACAAAATCTAAGCTTCCATAGGATATAAGGTATGGGAGAAAGATTTTTTACAGAAGGGTCTTGTGTGCTAGGAGTCAGGAGGCAGCGCTGCTGATAACGAGGAGATGGAGTGGAACTGCAGTGGGCTGGGGGTCCTGAGAGAAGTGGGGGTGGGATGGGTTATTCGTGGTGGTGTCCAAGCAAGTGGAGAGCACTGTGGAGAGAACAAGGATGGAGAAAATTAGGCAGCCTCAATTTAATGAATCATGCACACAATTGCTAAGAAATGTCAGGGTCAACTGAGCAGTCCAGGTTTTCTCAATGCCTAGTTACACTTTGAGTAACACTTAACTGTCAGTGATGCCAACATGACATGACAGCACTGGTTAGCATTACACTGGGTGATTGGTGGCATCAAAGCGACCCAGAGCATGGGACCATTAATtcaattatgctctcttgggCCATGTTCAGTCCGAATCCAAATTGTGGCAGATGTAGACTGTATCCAGATTGATTTCTAGACTGCCAAAAACTTCAAGAAATCCCATTCAGTTACAATCAGATTTGTACAGATGTCCAAACACGCACATCCAATCTGATCACTTGCAAACAGGAGTGGACAGTTAAACAGATCTGATTTGAGAGTCACACTCAGTTTGACTAGTGTGAACAGCGTCAAATAACCACAAAGCCAAATAACTACAGGTGTTCCTACACTGTAACTGAAATTCAGAAGAATTAAGTTAGGGGGGTGACGGGACATGTaaatactaaattaaataaataaaaagttgaaAACTGATCAGAAAGCCTGAACTGAAATTAGGAAACCAAAGAGACAGACAAAAGAGTAAGTGGCAGGCTATGTAGGACTTGCCTGTTCTGTAACAGGTACTGTGCGTTCTGAATCTGGTCCTGGGTCCCCGTGATGGTGATGATGCGATCTTCTGATCCCTGGAGCGGTTCATCAATTTTAATCGATGCTCCAGATTCATGGCGGATCTGCTTAATCCTCTGGCCTCCTTTTCCAATGATTGACCCCGCCAGCTACGGAAAAAGATGAGCCAGGTTAAGAGTGTTGGTGTGTTCCAGCTACCCTTGCTTGCAGGGTTTCAGTCGTGTTGTATGAAGACCAGCGCTGCATTGGGTATTATAAGCACACAACTGCATACACACTTACATCTTTGGGAATTGTCACTTGTGTTGTGATGACGGGGCCGCCCATATCACCATAGTTACCCCTTCCACCTGAACAATACACAGAGAGACAAGAGAAGTCAGTCCATCACTAGAGGGTTGCTACTGCCAGGAGTACAACTTTCAGTTCACAATGGACCTGAACACTTACCAGACTGATAGCCGTCCCACGAGGAGTTGTCTAATGTTTATTTGGGGAACGCACACAAAAcagaaaagacaagacaaattaattaaatgttctCCTTGGGACAAATAAGTAGATATGTACATACAGGTATTTTGCCACGGCCAATCAAAAACCTCTATATCTCAGTCTGCTTTCAAATCATCTGGAATTCAATCTTTTTACACAGACTTCCATTTCCAAAGTGAAAAGGGGACTTTCCTTATATTGTTAAGTTGCAATTTTGGAGAAATGTGatttttgttttgcatgacTGCAGAAATATATATTGTAAATTAACCAGCAAAAGTGCATAAATACCCCAAAATGAACACTTACCATATCCACCATCATTCTgtaggggcagagagagagagaaagagagatgttgTAAAAAGAAACACCACACCATTTTTAGCCAGCTAAcaataaaccaaataaaccaatGCCCGCCTTCAGTCAATTCAGTCACTCTTGTTTCTATGGCAacaagcaattaaaaaaaaaaatctgttgccAGGTAACAGCAGGCAGTCTGTCTCGGGCAGACCATCTGCCCATGAAGGAGTGTGAGGACACGCAGGCTACAGAAACCACCTTTGAGTTTGCATAGCTTCTAGTCTAGTTTAGGCCAAGACCAAAATCTCATTACTAATAAGACCATCTGAATTCTCATGTGATTATCTTTTCTCCATCAAAAAAAGCAGAGAGGATGTAGCGAACAAACATAGAAAACAAGATCATAAGGTGTACTCACCATGCTGCCGCCATAACGGTCTCGTGGTCTACCTCTCCTGTCTCCTCTGgcaatgaaacaaaacaacaatgTCAACAAAAGTGTGGCTCCTAAATATTAGCTCATAGCTGCTTTCCAAAGTTATGTCCAAATTAAACATGCAAAACAAAGCAAAGTGACCGTGTAGGGAACTATACAAACAGTAAGCAGTGAGATTATACACATTAGACACATGGTATATGAGATGAAGTCAGAcaggaaagagaggagaagactgCAGCTCCAGAAACTTTTCTATGGCAAACATTGTACTTAAAGGCCAGCTACATGATGGGCCGCTGAACTAGAGGGAGGGACTTACTGTCTGTCGTCTGAGTGGCTGCGGTGGGAGCTGTAATACTGGTCGTCACTGTAAACATACACATAGTAGCCATATACGGTCAGCCATCATCATGCAAGATCAATGCACACTTACATAAGTAGCTCACTTAATATTGCTTGTCACAACTTATATGTACTGTGTTCAAATTATTTAAAGGGCCAATTTCACATTTCTTCTTGTATTAGTCCCTTAGATCCACTTACAATGCTTGTGTGGTTATGTTCCAAAAATAGTTATAATTAATAGGTCAAGCTTTGCCCCTTGTATTAAAGccatgttctgattggctgccttgtaaAATGCCATCCAAAAAGCACACCAAGGTGAAACACTCCTCTTTGGAAGAATGGGGCTAAACTGGCATAAGTGGAATCAGTGGAGATATGCAATATGTGGACCGAGGGACTGAATTGTGTGTATTGAAACTTTACAAATTACTGTAAACTAATGGGGAAACGCTTTTCCATGGTATAGGGTccgttaaaataaataaataaatatcttgCTCCATTCAGTATATTAAATAACGAACGCTCTTCTGCCTAACTGCACAATTGTTCAAATGTCAGTTCTATTTAAAAAATTGAAAATCTATTTCATAAACTGTTGTATACTATTCAAAACAAAGATTCCAGACCTTTAAACAGTAGTCTAGCTCAATTTAGGCAAAAAACTGCTTAATGCGCAACACCA
It includes:
- the qng1 gene encoding queuosine 5'-phosphate N-glycosylase/hydrolase, which translates into the protein MEQPLSPRESGQFVAERSRDVFVDEEGVKSIAEMLYGLKDEEAFTASGWKKMNPLAPPPDTDTAINWVFVTDTMNFSFWPDREDQQCEVIYKGSTYRGYMSLCAAVTRALDEGVPITDPAYFSQISEAELGRVLRSDSATPMPMLKERHQALTEAGRVLMQHGGSFRNFISHGQNDAERMVRYIVDNIPSYRDEATYEGKKISFYKRAQILVADFWGIMEARQEGDIPNLDYLTMFADYRVPQALVYLGALRYSDALMDALKKGEVLSSGERREVEIRGCSIWCVERIRSRLWDLVQERDGKSCSINSALIDFYLWPYAKQHHKEMAHIPIHHTRCIYY